In the Henningerozyma blattae CBS 6284 chromosome 8, complete genome genome, one interval contains:
- the IRC3 gene encoding double-stranded DNA-dependent ATPase (similar to Saccharomyces cerevisiae YDR332W; ancestral locus Anc_5.377) translates to MLQLRFVRFDGLIRWNTFYNTFNKQAQFVRTYSNTLEKSTELDIVESKPTSNITLRDYQQHAIDSCLDSISNGTNRIAVSLATGGGKTVIFSNLIHQINNNSSNSQFFKALILVHRRELALQALRHLKKTLPEKSIQLELGKYICNPQEADIVIASIQSLTRRLDKYSPTIDTIPSRDNFDLIIIDEAHHSVADSYLKILNYLNPLKLIPIIGFSATFERMDKKGLSLNFDKVVYHKGLLEMIDDNWLCDVKYTSVNIDQLQLNSIETNSSTDQDFNVEQLSKIINTPQINQIILKTYKFKQKSHDLKSTLIFATDINHVLELHKLFQNNDFISNYVTGKTPLQLRDSIIQDFKQGKINILINCGIFTEGTDIPNIDSILLCRPTKSRSLLVQMIGRGLRLHTNKDFCHIIDFINTSNVGVISLPLLVGINVDTEYLSNQLDDVTLNELKTIKENYELQKLEQSLQLEKINQLENGRINTFIENTDAFNLTLVDYESLRDFSNNSKSSDNSNLEDEYIVKSSLPWVKFQKNGWGLSLGKTHHLRIYKDLKSKEYELKMYNDLQSFLDERDIYYSTKVKFQARSIKRSTNLIELIQKVSQIIENLSKVKDKYNDSIIIRRNLTKFAQWRFCDASLKQKSFIQYKLIKVFNSKQNKNYNLTIDDIKSYIKELKKGDASNIIFATSLAPIFPITSLLSAIAYKKRYKNKL, encoded by the coding sequence ATGCTTCAGCTTCGTTTTGTTAGATTCGATGGGTTGATTCGTTGGAACACGTTTTATAAtacatttaataaacaaGCTCAATTTGTTAGAACATACTCTAATACTTTAGAAAAATCTACAGAGTTAGATATTGTAGAATCAAAACCAACTTCTAATATCACATTAAGAGATTATCAACAACATGCAATAGATTCATGTTTAGACTCTATTTCTAACGGTACCAATCGAATAGCTGTTTCCTTAGCTACAGGTGGTGGAAAGACTGttatattttccaatttgattcatcaaataaataataattcttcaaactCACAATTTTTTAAGGCATTAATTCTAGTTCATAGAAGAGAATTGGCTTTACAAGCTTTAAgacatttgaaaaaaacattaCCCGAAAAAAGCATTCAATTAGAATTAGGTAAATACATTTGTAATCCACAAGAAGCTGATATTGTCATTGCCTCTATTCAATCATTAACTAGACGATTGGATAAATATAGTCCCACCATAGACACAATCCCATCAAGAGATAATTTTGAtctaattattattgatgaagCTCATCATTCAGTAGCTGATTcttatttaaagatattaaactatttaaaccctttgaaattaattccCATCATTGGGTTTAGTGCCACTTTTGAAAGAATGGATAAAAAGGGtctttcattaaatttcgATAAAGTCGTTTATCATAAAGGATTATTAGAAATGATAGATGATAATTGGTTATGTGACGTCAAATACACCTCTGTTAATATTGatcaattacaattaaattcaatagaGACTAATTCATCTACTGACCAAGATTTTAACGTCGAACAATTATCCAAGATTATTAATACGCCACAAATCAATCAAATCATTTTAAAGacttataaatttaaacaaaaatctCATGATTTGAAATCCACCTTGATCTTCGCCACAGATATTAATCATGTATTAGAATTACATaaattgtttcaaaataaCGATTTCATCTCTAATTATGTCACTGGTAAGACTCCCTTGCAATTAAGAGATTCCATCATTCAAGATTTCAAACAAGGTAAAATCAATATCCTGATCAATTGTGGCATTTTCACAGAAGGTACAGATATCCCAAATATTGatagtatattattatgtaGACCAACCAAATCAAGGTCATTATTAGTTCAAATGATTGGAAGAGGATTAAGATTACATACAAATAAAGACTTCTGTCATATAATTGATTTCATTAATACATCAAACGTAGGGGTTATTTCTTTACCATTATTAGTTGGTATAAATGTCGACACTGAATATTTAAGTAATCAATTGGATGATGTTActttaaatgaattgaaaacaattaaagaaaattatgaattacaaaaattgGAACAATCCTTACagttagaaaaaattaatcaacTAGAAAATGGAAGAATTAATacttttattgaaaatacaGATGCATTTAATTTGACTTTAGTTGATTATGAATCATTGAGAGATTTCTCAAATAATAGCAAATCTTCAGATAATTCGAACTTAGAAGATGAATATATTGTTAAATCAAGTTTACCTTGGgttaaatttcaaaaaaatggCTGGGGACTATCATTAGGTAAGACTCACCACttaagaatatataaagatttgaaatcaaaagaatatgaattgaaaatgtaTAATGATTTGCAATCCTTTTTAGATGAAAgagatatatattattctaCTAAAGTTAAATTCCAGGCAAGATCCATTAAGCGTTCAACAAACTTAATTGAGTTGATTCAAAAAGTAAGTcaaattatagaaaatttatcaaaagtgaaagataaatataatgacTCCATTATTATAAGAAGAAATTTGACAAAATTTGCACAATGGAGATTTTGTGATGCTtctttaaaacaaaaaagcTTTATccaatataaattaattaaagtttttaattcaaaacaaaataaaaattacaacTTAACGATTGATGACATAAAGAGttatataaaagaactCAAGAAAGGTGATgcttcaaatattatatttgcaACCTCATTAGCTCCTATATTTCCCATTActtctttattatctgCGATAGCCTATAAGAAAAGATACAAGAATAAATTGTAA